The proteins below are encoded in one region of Apium graveolens cultivar Ventura chromosome 4, ASM990537v1, whole genome shotgun sequence:
- the LOC141717272 gene encoding protein DETOXIFICATION 21-like, translating to MEDTLNENLLREARRAEEVADGKRPLKERIWMESKKMWIVAGPAIFTRFSTLGVSVISLAFIGHIGSTELAAYALVSTVLLRFSIGILLGMASGLETLCGQSCGAKQYEMLGVYLQRSWLILIICSIVLLPIFIFTTPILIALGQDESIAEVAGTVSLWLIPVIFSFIASFSCQMFLQAQSKNLIIAYLAAFSLAIHVFLSWLLTVKYNFGLSGAMVSTNLAYWVPNIGQLVYILGGWCPETWKGFSMLAFKDLLPIVKLSLSSAVMLCLELWYTTILILLTGNLKNSEVAIDALSICLNINGWELMISVGFLAAASVRVSNELGRGSSRAAVFSIVQIVLTSLAIGFVLFIFFLFFRGRLAYIFTKSTEVAAAVADLSPLLAFSILLNSIQPVLSGVAVGAGWQSTVAYVNITCYYLIGIPVGIVLGYVFQFQVKGVWVGMLIGTLAQTIVLMIITYKTDWEKQVWLAKQRLSKWSVESDQRAENEQNA from the exons ATGGAAGATACTTTGAATGAAAATTTATTGAGAGAAGCTCGAAGAGCAGAAGAGGTTGCTGATGGTAAAAGGCCACTCAAAGAGAGAATATGGATGGAGTCCAAGAAAATGTGGATTGTGGCTGGTCCTGCAATATTCACTAGATTTTCAACACTTGGAGTTAGTGTTATTAGCCTAGCATTCATTGGTCACATTGGATCCACAGAGCTTGCTGCTTATGCTCTGGTATCCACTGTTTTGCTGAGATTTTCAATCGGCATACTG TTGGGCATGGCCAGCGGATTGGAAACACTTTGTGGGCAGTCATGTGGTGCAAAACAATATGAGATGCTTGGTGTATATCTTCAAAGATCATGGCTTATCTTGATTATATGCTCAATAGTTCTATTACCAATATTTATATTCACCACCCCAATTCTCATAGCTCTAGGTCAGGATGAATCCATTGCAGAAGTGGCGGGAACCGTTTCACTCTGGTTAATCCCTGTTATATTTTCCTTCATTGCATCTTTCAGCTGCCAAATGTTCCTCCAAGCACAGAGCAAGAATCTGATCATTGCATACTTAGCAGCATTTTCACTAGCAATCCATGTTTTCCTCTCGTGGCTCTTGACGGTGAAATACAATTTTGGACTTAGCGGTGCCATGGTCTCTACAAATTTGGCATATTGGGTCCCGAATATCGGTCAACTTGTTTATATTCTTGGTGGATGGTGCCCAGAGACGTGGAAAGGTTTCTCAATGTTGGCCTTCAAAGATCTCTTGCCTATTGTCAAGCTCTCTTTGTCATCTGCTGTTATGCTTTG CCTCGAACTCTGGTACACCACGATACTAATTCTTTTAACAGGAAACTTGAAAAATTCCGAGGTTGCTATTGATGCTCTTTCTATCTG CCTTAATATCAATGGTTGGGAACTGATGATATCTGTAGGCTTCTTGGCCGCGGCTAG TGTACGAGTCTCGAATGAGCTTGGAAGAGGCAGTTCCAGAGCTGCAGTATTCTCCATTGTGCAGATTGTGCTAACATCATTAGCTATTGGATTTGTGCTATTTATATTTTTCTTGTTCTTTCGAGGACGGCTAGCTTACATATTTACGAAGAGTACTGAGGTTGCCGCAGCTGTTGCTGATTTGTCACCTCTACTGGCGTTCTCCATACTGCTAAATAGCATTCAGCCAGTTCTTTCCG GTGTTGCTGTTGGGGCTGGCTGGCAAAGCACGGTGGCATATGTGAACATTACATGCTATTACTTGATCGGAATTCCAGTTGGAATAGTGCTTGGTTATGTTTTCCAGTTTCAGGTTAAG GGTGTTTGGGTGGGAATGTTGATCGGTACACTCGCTCAAACTATTGTACTAATGATAATTACTTACAAGACTGACTGGGAGAAACAG GTATGGCTTGCTAAACAAAGGTTAAGCAAGTGGTCTGTAGAATCTGACCAGCGAGCTGAAAATGAGCAAAATGCATGA